The DNA region GAAGGCGTTTCGCGGCGTCGCGGTGCGGATGAGCGTCGATCCCGAGACGGACGGTATCCGCACGGTGGTCGAACTGATGCACCGCGATCCGGCCATGACGCTGCCGCTGGTCTCGCGCGAGGATCTCGGCGATGCCGAGGATGTCGCCGCCGACTGGCAGGCCTGGGGCAAGGCGCTCGGCCTGCCGCTTCTGATCGTCGAGGGTGACGGCACGGTGCGCGAGGCGATGTCGCAGATGGGCGGCCTCGTCGTCGGCGAGGTCAAGGCGCGGCGCATGGTCTCGTCGCTCACCAAGCGCCGCCCGCGTTTCCTGAAGCGCCGCAAGACCGGCCTCGCCGGCGACCGCGGCCAGGTTGT from Kaistia algarum includes:
- a CDS encoding DUF6101 family protein, which encodes MRQAANFNVTVRDIRLDPMSLPVRFQAPVAGPSRPALASILLDRDRVVMKRPLGGVDATVTCPLKAFRGVAVRMSVDPETDGIRTVVELMHRDPAMTLPLVSREDLGDAEDVAADWQAWGKALGLPLLIVEGDGTVREAMSQMGGLVVGEVKARRMVSSLTKRRPRFLKRRKTGLAGDRGQVVGREIIARD